From Nematostella vectensis chromosome 14, jaNemVect1.1, whole genome shotgun sequence, a single genomic window includes:
- the LOC5518845 gene encoding protein DGCR6, with protein MSYYSGGGGYSPAKVNYLPNIDPNLLATVRDEMLRKEEEQKREHQRREVEQRKVTEYLTQLQALVRSIPSKYKGKFTYDVLADVATSLLDGTVFEIVKGLEDIQQLTERNLLNKRMKVINSHKVQRMEQAKKHKEEIEKNQHRPHHIPIVEKTNEEDKEKLEQRLETEITSMDQKLVLELDQIVCDQQATLERAGVPLFFVTNNPDDVRLQMYLLEFIQQLIPGPS; from the exons ATGTCGTACTATTCGGGTGGGGGAGGTTATTCCCCTGCTAAAGTGAACTATTTACCCAACATTGACCCTAATTTATTGGCGACTGTGCGAGACGAAATGTTACGAAAAGAAGAAGAGCAAAAACGCGAACACCAAAGAAGAGAGGTAGAGCAGAGGAAAGTGACCGAGTACCTTACACAGCTACAGGCGCTAGTCAGGAGTATTCCCAG TAAATACAAGGGCAAATTCACATATGATGTTTTGGCAGATGTAGCAACCTCATTGCTAGATGGGACTGTTTTTGAGATTGTCAAGGGTTTGGAAGATATTCAACAACTGACAGAAAGAAATCTACTTAACAAAAGAATGAAAGTTATTAATTCACATAAAG tgcAAAGAATGGAGCAGGCCAAGAAACACAAGGAAGAGATAGAGAAGAACCAACACCGCCCACACCACATTCCTATAGTGGAGAAGACAAATGAGGAAGACAAGGAG AAATTGGAGCAGCGCCTGGAAACAGAAATTACCAGTATGGACCAGAAGCTTGTGCTTGAGCTCGACCAGATCGTCTGTGACCAGCAAGCAACATTAGAG AGAGCTGGGGTCCCCCTTTTCTTTGTCACCAATAATCCTGATGATGTCCGCCTGCAGATGTACTTATTGGAGTTCATACAACAGTTGATACCTGGCCCAAGCTGA